In Fodinibius saliphilus, the sequence GGCGTTAGCTCCCCATTCCATTGGGTCCTTTTCGCGACACTTAGGCTGTCCGCCACCGCCCCATTCGTCAGTAAAGAGTACTTTTGAACCCTCATTGTTGAAGGTAGCTGAATGCCAGTATGCGAAATTGGAGTCCGCTACGGCATCAACACGCATGGGGCTTGCGGGATCAGTAATATCGAGCAAAAGTCCATACCCTTCACAAGCACCGCCGGCAAGGCCAATTTCTGGGTAAAGCGTGATATCATGGCACTGATTAGGACCTCGACTTTCTCCCTCTTGTTCGTTGGGGGTTCCAAATCGTTGTGCAATAATATTAGGTAGTTCTTTTCGAAGTTTTGCACTGTCGGCTGCAGTAGGTTCCCCACTCCCCCCTCGTTTCTTGACTATGCCCTTAAGCATCTGTTTTACAAAACGGTCGGGAACAATACGACGTTGTCCGAAAACCTCAGCAATAAATGCTCCTTCTTTCTCTGCCTGTTCAAGTTTTGCAACATCAGCAGGGGAGAGGCCGTGGTTTGGTGCTTTCTTTAGATCTTCAAAAATACGAGGAGAGTTTACAATTTTAGCATCCTTGGGATTATCTAGCGGCACTTTTATAACCTCAATACGATAAAGGGCGGAGTTGGGGTCTTCGCTTGGTGGGGCATCCGTACATCCGGGAAGTTCTTCTTCTGGGCGTACAGAGGCAGACCCTGATACATAAACGTATACATTCTCATTATCTTCCGGATCATCGAGTACGGAGTGAGTATGAGAACCACGGCACGTTTGAACGTTGGAGACATACTCTGGATTTTCGATATCGGAAATGTCGAAAATGCGAATGCCTCGCAGTCGTTTATCACTGACTGCTTTCTCTATGCCTTCGGTACCGCAGTCGAGTCGACCACTGAGCCCTTCACCGGATACGAAAAGGAGGTCTCCATAGACAGAGACATCACTTTGAGAGGCCGGGCACAGAAAATCAACGACCAGTTCCGGAGATGTAGGAGTGGCAATATCCCAAATGATAAAACCATTATAGTTCCCTTGAATCGCATAATCTCCTTTAAAGGCAAGGTCAGAGTTGGTAACTCCTACAAAATCTTTAGGAGGACGAGTTTGAGAAAGCATTTTTAAGTTCCATGAAGCTTCCTCGGCATCAAACAGGCCTGCTTTTAACCCTACGCGAGGGTCAGGACTGGGAGCTGATATTTCTGTTAATGGTTTGGGGGTAATACTCGGTTTAGGTGATGAAGATTCATCAACAACTGAAGAGGGAGTACAGGCATAATTACTGAAAAGTATTATTGTTAATAGTACCCAAAACCAGTGTTTGCCAATCCCGGTTATTCCCGGAGTTGTGGTATTGTTTTTAT encodes:
- a CDS encoding LVIVD repeat-containing protein, which codes for MNLNYKNNTTTPGITGIGKHWFWVLLTIILFSNYACTPSSVVDESSSPKPSITPKPLTEISAPSPDPRVGLKAGLFDAEEASWNLKMLSQTRPPKDFVGVTNSDLAFKGDYAIQGNYNGFIIWDIATPTSPELVVDFLCPASQSDVSVYGDLLFVSGEGLSGRLDCGTEGIEKAVSDKRLRGIRIFDISDIENPEYVSNVQTCRGSHTHSVLDDPEDNENVYVYVSGSASVRPEEELPGCTDAPPSEDPNSALYRIEVIKVPLDNPKDAKIVNSPRIFEDLKKAPNHGLSPADVAKLEQAEKEGAFIAEVFGQRRIVPDRFVKQMLKGIVKKRGGSGEPTAADSAKLRKELPNIIAQRFGTPNEQEGESRGPNQCHDITLYPEIGLAGGACEGYGLLLDITDPASPMRVDAVADSNFAYWHSATFNNEGSKVLFTDEWGGGGQPKCREKDPMEWGANAIFTIGDNNKMDFQSYFKMPAPQTEQENCVAHNGSLIPIPDRDVMVQSWYQGGISVFDWTDPSNPVEIAFHDRGPVDSTRMQMGGSWSVYWYNGVIVNSEIARGLDIFELKPNPYLTENEIAAANTVTFEQLNPQGQPKYDWPTTFVLAKAYLDQLQRGNGLPPNEVTATRKHLAKAENASGSKQQEILRSLADNIEGQANSSIQSEKVRKLVNTLRGLASK